The following proteins are encoded in a genomic region of Nitrospirota bacterium:
- a CDS encoding phosphoribosylanthranilate isomerase: protein MLKIKICGITNTDDASAAIEYGADALGFVFYQKSPRYITPETAKTIISSLPPFIKTVGVFVDKEKKEVEKITAYTGLDLIQFHGSEPPEYCSTSRKVIKALRVKELSDLEPLKRYKTASAFLLDTYSSETIGGTGQIFNWEIAIEAKKFGRIILAGGLTPENIEEAVKLVQPYGVDVASGVEGSIKGRKDHKKLRLFIERARGASLKHYL, encoded by the coding sequence ATGCTAAAAATTAAAATCTGCGGAATAACTAACACCGATGACGCCTCAGCGGCGATCGAATATGGCGCTGATGCGTTAGGTTTTGTTTTCTATCAGAAAAGCCCTCGCTATATAACTCCCGAAACAGCAAAAACTATTATCTCGTCGCTGCCGCCTTTTATAAAAACGGTTGGAGTCTTCGTTGATAAAGAAAAAAAAGAAGTTGAGAAAATCACCGCTTATACGGGATTAGATTTGATACAGTTTCACGGTTCTGAACCCCCGGAGTACTGTTCTACCAGCAGGAAAGTTATTAAAGCTCTCAGAGTAAAAGAACTATCCGATCTTGAGCCCTTAAAACGTTACAAAACTGCGTCGGCATTTCTGCTTGATACGTATTCCTCCGAGACAATTGGCGGAACAGGACAGATATTTAACTGGGAGATTGCTATTGAGGCCAAAAAATTCGGACGGATAATTCTCGCAGGCGGGTTGACTCCTGAAAATATCGAGGAAGCGGTAAAGCTGGTCCAGCCATATGGTGTTGATGTAGCTTCCGGTGTCGAAGGCAGTATTAAGGGCAGAAAGGACCACAAAAAACTGCGGTTGTTCATTGAAAGAGCAAGGGGTGCGTCTTTAAAACATTATTTATGA
- the trpB gene encoding tryptophan synthase subunit beta: MNEKVPDNKGHFGIYGGRFVPETLMPALIELEAAYRKYIKDRTFLEELRSLQKDFIGRPTPLYFAKNLTEKLGGAKIYLKREDLCHTGAHKINNALAQALLAKRMGKSRVIAETGAGQHGVATATGAALAGLECEIYMGSEDIRRQALNVFRMRLLGAKVTEVNVGSKTLKDAINEALRDWTTNVGHTHYVLGTAFGPHPYPVMVRNFQSVIGNEAKKQILQAEKKLPDRLIACVGGGSNSIGLFFAFLKDNIRMIGVEAGGHGIASGEHAARFAGGSLGVFQGCKSYLLQDDDGNVLGTHSVSAGLDYASVGPEHSFLRDLKRIEYTYATDEEALKAFELLSRTEGIIPALESAHAVAEASKVAPALPKDSVIIVNLSGRGDKDVQEVAKIKGIELQ; this comes from the coding sequence ATGAATGAAAAAGTTCCTGACAACAAAGGTCATTTCGGCATTTACGGAGGTAGGTTTGTCCCCGAAACCCTCATGCCCGCGCTCATTGAGCTTGAAGCCGCATACAGGAAATACATAAAGGACAGGACCTTTCTTGAAGAATTGCGCTCGCTTCAAAAAGATTTTATAGGAAGACCGACCCCGCTGTACTTTGCAAAGAACCTCACTGAAAAACTCGGCGGGGCAAAAATCTACCTCAAGAGAGAAGACCTCTGTCACACTGGCGCCCACAAGATCAATAACGCCCTTGCCCAGGCCCTGCTTGCAAAGAGGATGGGGAAAAGCAGGGTAATCGCGGAGACCGGCGCGGGACAGCACGGTGTTGCCACTGCAACAGGCGCTGCGTTAGCCGGGCTTGAATGCGAAATATACATGGGAAGCGAAGATATAAGACGGCAGGCGTTGAATGTTTTCAGGATGCGACTGCTTGGCGCAAAGGTCACGGAAGTGAACGTGGGTTCAAAGACATTAAAAGACGCGATCAATGAGGCCTTGAGAGACTGGACGACCAATGTCGGCCATACTCATTATGTCTTAGGGACGGCGTTTGGGCCCCATCCCTACCCTGTGATGGTAAGAAATTTTCAGTCGGTAATAGGCAATGAGGCGAAAAAACAAATATTACAAGCTGAGAAAAAACTGCCTGATCGCCTGATCGCCTGCGTCGGCGGTGGCAGTAACTCCATCGGATTATTTTTTGCGTTCCTTAAAGACAACATCAGAATGATCGGCGTTGAGGCCGGAGGGCATGGGATTGCATCAGGCGAGCACGCGGCGCGTTTCGCTGGAGGCTCTCTCGGCGTCTTTCAGGGATGTAAAAGTTATCTGCTGCAGGATGATGACGGCAATGTGCTCGGCACGCATTCGGTTTCCGCGGGACTTGATTACGCATCAGTGGGGCCTGAACATTCTTTTCTCAGGGACCTAAAAAGGATTGAATATACCTATGCCACTGACGAAGAGGCCTTGAAGGCCTTTGAGCTGTTGAGCAGAACTGAAGGCATCATCCCGGCGCTTGAATCCGCACACGCGGTTGCTGAAGCATCCAAGGTAGCTCCGGCCCTGCCGAAAGATTCCGTCATCATTGTAAACCTCTCAGGCAGGGGTGATAAAGATGTGCAAGAAGTGGCAAAGATAAAAGGAATAGAGTTGCAATGA